In the Haloferula helveola genome, one interval contains:
- a CDS encoding FtsX-like permease family protein: MARRSFSLMLAWRYLNPRRALLSAVALISVSGVMLGVLVLVVVMSVYSGLEREVKGRLLGFIPHVRLDYAPFEGFRQPVSDWREAAAEVAKMPGVVEAGPFVQDSMLIDINGYRSPGVFRAVDTSNPIEVDGIEAMLDLENYPESSSDMGLDDRVVISSKTARLFNAGVGDVIQLLTLRNVEQVEDAYKRTKEPPLREKYAEVLTEVRKAVSEKWKVTAEGSEMSSEDYNAIVIPLQQIFYEGVREAEAEIVGEALDLISDAEDDAVNRVQRHTKEAPKEFLAILDRLNATDVKEMDLETLQGIEEFVLPTEATIIGVYQSSQMALTPDVFVPLHLGQELAGLDDMVQGIAVRLEDPYQAGLVAERMARELPEGWQPVTWIEEMSDFSRLIEQQRVMMYFALSFIILVSAFSMTAVMFTVTIQKRREIGVMKALGAAPGQIVRVFVYQGMILGAAGSALGVGLGLLVIHFREPIQRAFRGMGFDPFPASFNGFTVLPAHINPSEIGIIGVMAFALCAGAAFLPALFAAHSDAAKSLRNL, from the coding sequence ATGGCCCGCCGTTCCTTCAGCCTCATGCTCGCCTGGCGCTACCTGAATCCGCGCCGGGCACTGCTTTCGGCAGTCGCGCTGATTTCCGTCTCGGGCGTGATGCTCGGCGTGCTGGTGCTGGTCGTCGTGATGTCGGTCTACTCGGGCCTCGAGCGGGAGGTGAAAGGCCGGCTGCTCGGGTTCATTCCCCACGTCCGTCTCGACTACGCGCCGTTCGAAGGATTCCGCCAGCCAGTGTCCGACTGGCGCGAGGCGGCGGCCGAGGTGGCCAAGATGCCGGGCGTCGTCGAGGCGGGGCCTTTCGTGCAGGACAGCATGCTGATCGACATCAACGGCTACCGCTCGCCGGGCGTGTTCCGGGCGGTCGACACCTCGAATCCGATCGAGGTCGACGGCATTGAGGCGATGCTCGATCTGGAGAACTATCCGGAGAGCTCCTCGGACATGGGCCTCGACGACCGGGTGGTGATTTCCTCGAAGACGGCCCGGCTGTTCAACGCGGGGGTGGGCGACGTGATCCAGCTCCTGACCTTGCGGAACGTCGAGCAAGTGGAGGATGCCTACAAGCGGACCAAGGAGCCCCCGTTGCGGGAGAAGTACGCCGAGGTGCTCACCGAGGTCCGCAAGGCCGTGAGCGAGAAGTGGAAGGTGACGGCCGAAGGCTCGGAAATGTCGAGCGAGGACTACAACGCGATCGTGATCCCGCTGCAGCAGATTTTCTACGAAGGCGTGCGCGAAGCCGAGGCCGAGATCGTCGGCGAGGCGCTCGACCTGATCAGCGACGCCGAGGACGACGCGGTCAACCGGGTCCAGCGCCATACCAAGGAGGCACCGAAGGAGTTCCTCGCCATTCTCGACCGGCTGAACGCGACCGACGTCAAGGAGATGGACCTCGAAACGCTGCAAGGCATCGAAGAGTTCGTGCTGCCGACCGAGGCGACGATCATCGGGGTGTATCAGTCGTCGCAGATGGCACTGACGCCGGATGTTTTTGTTCCGCTCCATCTCGGTCAGGAGCTCGCGGGTCTCGATGACATGGTGCAGGGGATCGCGGTGCGGCTGGAGGATCCCTACCAAGCGGGTCTCGTCGCCGAGCGGATGGCGCGCGAGCTGCCGGAAGGATGGCAGCCGGTCACGTGGATCGAGGAGATGAGCGACTTCTCGCGCTTGATCGAGCAGCAGCGGGTGATGATGTACTTCGCGCTCTCCTTCATCATCCTCGTTTCGGCGTTCTCGATGACGGCGGTGATGTTCACCGTGACGATCCAGAAGCGTCGCGAGATCGGCGTGATGAAAGCCCTTGGAGCGGCGCCCGGCCAAATTGTGCGGGTCTTCGTTTACCAAGGGATGATCCTGGGCGCGGCCGGCTCCGCGCTGGGTGTCGGACTCGGGTTGTTGGTGATCCACTTCCGTGAGCCGATCCAGCGGGCCTTCCGGGGGATGGGCTTCGATCCCTTCCCCGCCTCGTTCAACGGCTTCACCGTGCTGCCCGCCCACATCAACCCGAGCGAGATCGGGATCATCGGCGTGATGGCCTTCGCGCTGTGTGCCGGAGCGGCCTTCCTGCCAGCGCTTTTCGCCGCGCACAGCGATGCCGCGAAGTCTCTGAGGAACCTCTGA
- a CDS encoding GxxExxY protein, whose translation MALILRDETHAILGACFEVYREKGCGFIEDVFQECLEIEFEERGLPFVSQPSVELEYKGRILRKRCVPDFICFGKVILEIKAVKTLEDAHRAQLINYLKATRMKVGLLVNFGHHPKAQHERFVL comes from the coding sequence ATGGCGCTGATTCTTCGGGATGAAACGCACGCGATTCTAGGAGCCTGTTTCGAGGTCTACCGGGAAAAGGGCTGCGGATTTATCGAGGATGTCTTCCAAGAGTGTCTGGAGATTGAATTCGAAGAACGAGGATTGCCGTTCGTGTCCCAACCAAGCGTCGAGCTCGAATACAAGGGGCGCATTCTGCGCAAGAGATGCGTCCCCGACTTCATTTGCTTCGGTAAAGTGATCCTTGAGATCAAAGCGGTGAAGACCCTCGAAGATGCCCATCGGGCCCAGCTCATCAACTACCTGAAAGCGACCCGGATGAAGGTCGGATTGCTCGTGAACTTCGGTCACCATCCCAAGGCTCAGCACGAACGCTTCGTCCTCTGA
- a CDS encoding DNA repair ATPase translates to MPEEEQKQDQLEGGAYEVIRARLEKHGATLRDGLDSLNAERLAVFGGVETALLGTERVSTEHNCVARDLVTVGKRRFLFGYNIQFGLKQTTDISDVFSAYDYDPETRAFTQVPVAEVLDDPRFVEDFHYLYKYYRETVFQKFMVIGPHLFIAMRAGKTLEDIKVFKWRILNGELEYVGNRFDHEYVFPPQQEFKWIRAHREMHRSGLHPHISIEDRVFVETVGGDLTIKIEDNTETGEGIYSEPVTESDQTLDDAEIFYAKVGSLIILKILPYRESLHRYLVFNEKTNSVHRLDAIGDSCVLLPDDHGIVFANGYLLQSGELKTFDHGILDMRFERRVPSSNGEDVLFAFYNRPAGEYVLLSYNRIQQSVETPILCSGFSLFPDGQLVLFRSDGQPQKHHALQIWQTPYLDDEAAMATAADQSSYLFKIGNPELVRGMAEARELLTLLEKDDSFAGLYLDLAKRSGDLLDAYFWLDREECGKLSAPLREIRQAAEAAIGEFDKVQRLREVAAQRTAEVRAAVEKAVREARTAPGDELKPLVHHLAELRKLRGEIIGLREVRYTEPAVIDGFEAEVVDVTDGTSQRTVDFLLGEDSLKTYADAIDEQEAGVAKISKVAEADDVAEALDKAAGELEMLIEVVGGLKIEDATQTTAIIERISSLYAKLNGTRGSLRNRRKELARGEGEAQFAAQMKLLSQALANYLDLCDTPEKCDESLTRLMVQVEELEGKFSEFDEYIEQLTTRREEIYDAFEGRRTQLMEGRQKRAGALFKSAERILNGIRNRVSAFKELEEIHSYFATDPMIGKVRDIVAQLTELGDPVKADDLQTRLKTLREDGVRQLKDKKELFVDGQNVLRFGKHPFSVNTQALEMTIVPHEDGMAFHLAGTKFFEPIVDEAFLATRDAWDLEVPSEGPDVARVEYLVWRFLMEGVEGKGGPADERGRSSLPLLEQVQAFMQPRYAEGYTKGVHDEDAAKLLEKLMPVHDEAGLLKFGPSLRAAAVLFWESWQDPAKELLAAKFSSYGKRRSLFESGGDLARWKGGLRTGFEAWQKDVGLFATEDAERVAGYLSEELAAGGAFVVSAAAAELVRGFEHALVGKRAKQTYDESVGGEGTPVEVRYEVARDWLAGFAASSEEALASTPDGLRDSVVDEGAVHLARGGFEQRSVKSVELAVTVDTLRSNHPRIRGGELEVHYSEFLDRVARHEASDARAFRALSSLKQQLTEEKRDAMRLDEFKPKVMSAFVRNRLIDEVYLPLIGDNLAKQLGTAGADTRTDRMGMLLLISPPGYGKTTLMEYVANRLGLTFVKINGPALGHNVLSLDPAEAPNAAAREEVKRLNLALEMGDNVMIYVDDIQHTNSEFLQKFISLCDAQRKIEGVWKGKARTYDLRGRKVAVVMAGNPYTESGGKFQIPDMLANRADTYNLGDILGGHEGAFKASYIENSLTSNPALSRMASRSQKDVLTLIRIAETGSRDGADFEGNYTPAEIDEMIAATKHLLRVRDTILRVNLEYIRSAAQEDAYRTEPSFKLQGSYRNMNRIAEKVLPLMTDDEVRQLIIDHYRSESQNLTTAAEANLLKFYEMEGLLDEKQAARWEQIKKDFNKRKLLGGAGENDPVARVVAQLTQFNDGLEAIREGIASAGANYAKPQSLGDETVARLQQIIEGLRAVPVEVDIKVVPVQDDGGTIEKMEPSTSPIEVKPEVRQLPDEE, encoded by the coding sequence ATGCCTGAAGAAGAACAGAAGCAGGACCAGCTCGAGGGCGGCGCCTATGAGGTCATCCGCGCGCGGTTGGAGAAGCACGGCGCGACCCTGCGCGACGGGCTCGATTCGCTGAATGCCGAGCGCCTTGCCGTGTTCGGCGGGGTCGAGACGGCGCTGCTCGGTACCGAGCGGGTGTCGACCGAGCACAATTGCGTCGCGCGCGATCTGGTCACGGTCGGCAAGCGCCGCTTCCTCTTCGGCTACAACATCCAGTTCGGGCTCAAGCAGACGACGGACATCTCGGACGTCTTCTCGGCCTACGACTACGATCCGGAAACCCGTGCCTTCACCCAGGTTCCGGTCGCCGAGGTGCTCGACGATCCGCGTTTCGTCGAGGACTTCCACTACCTCTACAAGTACTACCGCGAGACGGTCTTCCAGAAGTTCATGGTGATCGGACCGCATCTGTTCATCGCGATGCGGGCCGGCAAGACGCTTGAAGACATCAAGGTCTTCAAGTGGCGGATCTTGAACGGGGAGCTCGAATACGTAGGCAACCGTTTCGACCACGAGTATGTCTTTCCCCCGCAGCAGGAATTCAAGTGGATCCGAGCCCACCGCGAGATGCATCGCTCGGGGCTGCACCCGCACATCTCGATCGAGGACCGGGTGTTCGTCGAAACGGTCGGCGGCGACCTGACGATCAAGATCGAGGACAACACGGAGACGGGAGAGGGGATCTATTCCGAGCCGGTCACGGAGAGCGATCAGACGCTTGATGACGCGGAGATCTTCTACGCCAAGGTCGGCTCGCTGATCATCCTCAAGATCCTTCCCTACCGCGAAAGCCTGCACCGCTACCTCGTCTTCAACGAGAAGACGAACTCGGTCCACCGGCTCGATGCGATCGGTGACTCGTGCGTTCTCCTTCCCGATGACCACGGCATCGTGTTCGCTAACGGCTACCTGCTCCAGAGCGGTGAGCTGAAGACCTTCGATCACGGGATTCTCGACATGCGCTTCGAGCGCCGGGTGCCGAGCTCGAACGGCGAGGACGTTCTGTTCGCGTTCTACAACCGGCCGGCCGGCGAGTATGTCCTGCTTTCCTACAACCGGATCCAGCAGAGCGTCGAGACACCGATCCTCTGCTCGGGGTTCTCGCTGTTCCCCGACGGCCAGCTGGTGCTGTTCCGATCGGACGGCCAGCCGCAGAAGCACCACGCGCTTCAGATATGGCAGACGCCGTACTTGGATGACGAGGCGGCGATGGCAACCGCGGCCGACCAGAGCTCCTACCTGTTCAAGATCGGCAATCCCGAGCTGGTTCGCGGGATGGCGGAGGCGCGCGAGCTGCTGACGCTCCTCGAAAAGGACGATTCCTTCGCGGGGCTCTACCTTGACCTGGCGAAGCGCTCCGGCGACTTGCTTGATGCCTATTTCTGGCTCGACCGCGAGGAGTGCGGAAAGCTTTCGGCGCCGCTGCGCGAGATCCGCCAGGCGGCGGAGGCGGCGATCGGGGAGTTCGACAAGGTCCAGCGGCTGCGCGAGGTCGCGGCGCAGCGGACGGCGGAAGTCCGTGCGGCGGTGGAGAAGGCGGTCCGGGAAGCCCGGACGGCGCCCGGCGACGAGCTGAAGCCGCTCGTTCATCATCTTGCGGAGCTGCGGAAGCTCCGCGGCGAGATCATCGGGCTGCGGGAAGTCCGCTACACCGAACCGGCGGTCATCGACGGCTTCGAGGCGGAAGTCGTCGACGTGACCGACGGGACATCGCAGCGGACGGTCGATTTCCTCCTCGGGGAGGATTCGCTCAAGACCTACGCCGACGCCATCGATGAACAGGAGGCCGGTGTCGCGAAGATCTCCAAGGTTGCCGAGGCCGACGATGTTGCCGAGGCGTTGGACAAGGCGGCGGGCGAGCTTGAGATGCTGATCGAGGTCGTCGGCGGCCTGAAGATCGAGGATGCCACGCAGACGACCGCGATCATCGAGCGGATCTCGTCTCTCTATGCGAAGCTGAATGGCACCCGCGGCTCGCTGCGCAACCGCCGCAAGGAGCTGGCTCGTGGTGAGGGCGAGGCCCAGTTCGCGGCGCAGATGAAGCTGCTGTCGCAGGCGCTGGCGAACTACCTCGACCTCTGCGACACGCCCGAGAAGTGCGATGAGTCGCTGACCCGGCTGATGGTCCAGGTCGAGGAGCTCGAAGGGAAGTTCTCGGAGTTCGACGAGTACATCGAACAGCTCACGACCCGCCGCGAGGAGATCTACGATGCCTTCGAAGGTCGGCGGACGCAGCTGATGGAGGGCCGGCAGAAGCGGGCCGGCGCGCTGTTCAAGAGCGCCGAGCGCATCCTCAACGGCATCCGCAACCGGGTGTCGGCCTTCAAGGAGCTCGAAGAGATCCACAGCTACTTCGCGACCGATCCGATGATCGGGAAGGTGCGGGACATCGTCGCGCAGCTCACCGAACTCGGTGACCCGGTCAAGGCCGACGATCTACAGACGCGCCTGAAGACGCTGCGCGAGGACGGGGTTCGGCAACTGAAGGACAAGAAGGAGCTCTTCGTCGATGGGCAGAACGTGCTGCGTTTCGGGAAGCATCCGTTCAGCGTGAACACGCAGGCGCTGGAGATGACGATCGTGCCTCACGAGGACGGCATGGCCTTCCATCTGGCGGGCACGAAGTTCTTCGAGCCGATCGTCGACGAGGCGTTTCTCGCGACGCGCGATGCGTGGGATCTGGAGGTGCCGAGCGAGGGACCGGACGTGGCGCGGGTGGAGTATCTGGTGTGGCGGTTCTTGATGGAGGGAGTGGAAGGGAAAGGCGGCCCGGCGGACGAGCGGGGGCGCTCGTCCCTGCCATTGCTGGAGCAGGTTCAGGCGTTCATGCAGCCGCGTTACGCGGAGGGATACACCAAGGGCGTCCATGACGAGGATGCGGCGAAGCTGCTTGAGAAGCTGATGCCGGTGCACGATGAGGCCGGCCTTCTGAAATTCGGACCGAGCCTGCGGGCGGCGGCGGTGCTTTTCTGGGAAAGCTGGCAGGATCCGGCGAAGGAGCTGCTGGCGGCGAAGTTTTCGAGTTACGGCAAACGCCGTAGCCTTTTCGAAAGCGGTGGCGATCTCGCCCGCTGGAAGGGCGGGCTGCGGACCGGATTCGAGGCGTGGCAGAAGGACGTCGGGCTTTTCGCGACCGAGGATGCGGAACGCGTGGCAGGCTATCTTTCGGAAGAGCTCGCGGCTGGCGGTGCCTTCGTGGTTTCCGCCGCCGCCGCCGAACTGGTCCGGGGCTTCGAGCATGCGCTGGTCGGAAAGCGGGCCAAGCAGACTTATGACGAGTCGGTTGGCGGTGAAGGGACGCCGGTCGAGGTCCGTTACGAGGTCGCCCGCGACTGGCTCGCCGGATTTGCCGCGAGTAGCGAGGAGGCCTTGGCTTCGACGCCGGACGGATTGAGGGACTCGGTGGTTGACGAGGGAGCGGTGCATCTGGCGCGCGGCGGATTCGAGCAGCGGTCGGTGAAGTCGGTCGAGCTCGCCGTCACGGTCGACACCCTGCGTTCGAACCACCCCCGCATCCGGGGCGGTGAGCTGGAAGTCCACTACAGCGAGTTCCTTGACCGGGTCGCGCGGCACGAGGCGTCCGACGCGCGGGCTTTCCGCGCGCTTTCCTCGCTGAAGCAGCAGCTAACCGAGGAGAAGCGCGACGCGATGAGGCTGGACGAGTTCAAGCCGAAGGTGATGAGCGCCTTCGTCCGCAACCGTCTGATCGACGAGGTCTACCTGCCGCTGATCGGCGACAACCTCGCGAAGCAGCTCGGAACCGCCGGTGCCGACACCCGGACCGACCGGATGGGCATGCTGCTCCTCATTTCCCCACCGGGCTACGGCAAGACGACTCTGATGGAGTATGTCGCCAACCGGCTCGGATTGACCTTCGTCAAGATCAACGGCCCGGCGCTCGGGCACAACGTGCTGTCGCTCGACCCGGCCGAGGCACCGAACGCCGCGGCCCGTGAGGAGGTGAAACGCCTCAATCTCGCGCTGGAGATGGGCGACAACGTGATGATCTACGTCGACGACATCCAGCATACGAATTCCGAGTTCCTGCAGAAATTCATCAGCCTTTGCGATGCCCAGCGGAAGATCGAGGGGGTCTGGAAGGGCAAGGCGCGCACCTACGACCTGCGCGGACGCAAGGTCGCGGTGGTGATGGCGGGCAACCCTTACACCGAGAGCGGCGGCAAGTTCCAGATCCCGGACATGCTGGCGAACCGGGCCGACACCTACAATCTCGGCGACATTCTTGGCGGTCACGAGGGGGCCTTCAAAGCGAGCTACATCGAGAACTCGCTGACCTCCAATCCGGCGCTTTCGCGGATGGCGAGCCGGTCGCAGAAAGACGTCCTCACCCTGATCCGGATCGCCGAGACCGGCAGCCGCGACGGCGCCGATTTCGAAGGCAACTACACGCCGGCGGAGATCGACGAGATGATCGCCGCGACCAAGCATCTGCTGAGGGTTCGCGACACGATCCTGCGGGTGAACCTCGAATACATCCGGAGCGCGGCGCAGGAGGATGCCTACCGCACCGAGCCGTCGTTCAAGCTGCAAGGCTCCTACCGGAACATGAACCGGATTGCCGAGAAGGTCCTGCCGCTGATGACCGACGACGAGGTCCGCCAGTTGATCATCGACCACTACCGCAGTGAGTCGCAGAACCTGACGACCGCCGCCGAGGCGAACCTGCTCAAGTTCTACGAGATGGAAGGCCTTCTCGACGAAAAGCAGGCCGCCCGCTGGGAGCAGATCAAGAAGGACTTCAACAAGCGGAAACTGCTTGGCGGGGCGGGTGAGAACGACCCCGTGGCGCGCGTGGTCGCGCAACTCACCCAATTCAATGACGGGCTCGAGGCGATCCGTGAAGGAATCGCCTCGGCTGGAGCGAACTACGCCAAACCGCAGTCGCTCGGCGACGAAACCGTGGCACGTCTCCAGCAGATCATCGAGGGCCTGAGGGCGGTGCCGGTCGAGGTCGACATCAAGGTCGTGCCGGTGCAGGACGACGGAGGGACGATCGAGAAAATGGAACCGTCAACCTCGCCCATCGAGGTGAAGCCGGAGGTGCGGCAACTGCCGGACGAGGAGTGA